Proteins found in one Labrenzia sp. VG12 genomic segment:
- a CDS encoding RidA family protein has translation MSDIKRLDSGPRMSQAVIHNGVVYLAGQVGNPGDSAADQTKVILQKIEKLLSEAGSDTSRILQATIWLASMDDFAAMNEVWDAWVDPANPPARACGESKLATLDYTVEIIVVAATNS, from the coding sequence ATGTCCGATATCAAACGGCTCGACAGCGGCCCGCGTATGAGCCAGGCCGTCATTCACAACGGCGTCGTCTATCTTGCCGGCCAGGTCGGCAATCCGGGAGACAGCGCCGCCGATCAGACGAAGGTAATCTTGCAGAAGATTGAAAAGCTGCTGAGCGAAGCCGGGAGCGACACGTCGCGCATTTTGCAGGCGACCATCTGGCTGGCCAGTATGGATGATTTTGCAGCAATGAACGAGGTGTGGGATGCCTGGGTTGATCCTGCCAATCCTCCGGCGCGCGCCTGTGGCGAATCCAAACTCGCCACTCTGGATTACACTGTCGAGATCATCGTGGTCGCGGCAACCAACTCATAG
- a CDS encoding 2-oxo acid dehydrogenase subunit E2: protein MASRAKALSHALREIPKFNASLSSDGKTLFPKDYVHIGIAFDTAHGLMVPVIRDVDRKGLWQIAAEIADLATRAQNRKIRPDEMGGASMTISSLGGIGGTAFTPIVNPPEVAILGITRSEMVPVWGGEAFQPVQMVPLDLSYDHRVINGADAARFLRCFADLLADPWRMLI from the coding sequence TTGGCCTCGCGTGCCAAGGCGCTGTCGCATGCGCTGCGCGAGATCCCAAAATTCAATGCTTCGCTAAGCAGCGACGGCAAGACGCTGTTTCCGAAAGATTATGTGCATATCGGGATTGCCTTTGACACGGCGCACGGCCTGATGGTGCCCGTGATCCGGGATGTCGACAGGAAAGGCCTCTGGCAGATTGCGGCCGAAATCGCGGATCTCGCTACCAGGGCCCAGAACCGCAAGATCCGCCCGGACGAGATGGGCGGCGCTTCCATGACCATCTCCAGCCTGGGTGGCATCGGCGGCACGGCCTTCACGCCGATCGTCAATCCGCCGGAAGTCGCCATTCTCGGCATCACGCGTTCGGAAATGGTGCCGGTCTGGGGCGGCGAGGCGTTTCAGCCTGTACAGATGGTGCCGCTGGATCTCAGCTACGACCATCGTGTGATCAACGGCGCTGATGCGGCACGGTTCTTGAGGTGCTTTGCCGATCTTCTGGCAGATCCTTGGCGGATGCTGATTTGA
- a CDS encoding tyrosine-type recombinase/integrase encodes MGDRRLLTDAKARKVKPGDKPVSDGTVQGLYLFPGKSVGKAKWVFRFVSPETGKRRDMGFGSYPSVPLKEARDKGLQARRLLENGKDPLNERQRCLENEQHKMSLPTFAEAARKVHEDLKAGFRNEKHSNQWINTLEQYVFPSIGSIQVSNLSPADFAGALKPIWLEKPETASRVKQRCDAVMNWCAAHGYIMASPVGVVSQLLPKQPGKRERVANQPAVPWRDVPAFVQRVLRSGHQTRSKLMLEILILTAARSGEVRLMEWPELDLEKGIWTLPAQRMKANVAHRVPLSPYLIELFENLQEEADLDVTELVFPSRNNTPVSDMTLTKCLRDHKVASDTPGRVATAHGFRSSFRDWASESGYPRDMAERALAHTIRNATEAAYHRTDLLEQRRDMMLAWGKWVHKSSEDFE; translated from the coding sequence TTGGGGGACAGGCGATTGCTGACAGATGCCAAAGCCAGGAAGGTCAAGCCTGGCGACAAGCCGGTTTCGGATGGGACTGTTCAAGGGCTCTATCTCTTTCCCGGAAAGTCAGTCGGCAAGGCAAAGTGGGTGTTCCGGTTCGTATCACCGGAAACCGGCAAGCGTCGCGATATGGGGTTTGGGAGTTATCCGTCCGTCCCGCTTAAGGAAGCTCGAGACAAAGGCCTTCAAGCGCGGCGGTTGTTGGAGAACGGAAAAGACCCGCTGAATGAACGACAGAGGTGTCTGGAAAACGAGCAGCACAAAATGTCACTGCCGACCTTTGCCGAGGCTGCGCGCAAGGTTCACGAGGACCTGAAGGCGGGATTTCGAAATGAAAAACACTCCAACCAGTGGATCAACACACTGGAGCAATACGTGTTTCCGTCGATCGGCAGCATCCAGGTATCCAACCTGTCCCCCGCGGATTTCGCAGGTGCATTGAAACCGATCTGGCTGGAAAAGCCGGAAACAGCTTCACGTGTCAAACAGCGTTGCGATGCCGTGATGAACTGGTGTGCTGCGCATGGTTACATCATGGCAAGCCCCGTTGGTGTCGTCAGCCAGTTGCTGCCCAAGCAGCCCGGCAAGCGCGAGCGGGTTGCCAACCAGCCCGCTGTCCCTTGGCGCGATGTGCCGGCTTTTGTGCAGCGCGTCTTGCGCTCTGGCCACCAGACACGCTCCAAGCTCATGCTGGAAATTCTTATTCTAACGGCCGCCCGTTCCGGTGAAGTCAGGCTGATGGAATGGCCGGAGTTGGATTTGGAAAAAGGTATCTGGACCCTGCCCGCCCAGCGCATGAAGGCAAATGTCGCGCATCGTGTGCCGTTGTCACCCTACTTGATCGAGCTCTTCGAGAACCTGCAGGAGGAAGCCGACCTGGATGTGACGGAGCTGGTTTTTCCCTCGCGCAACAACACCCCGGTCAGCGACATGACGCTGACCAAGTGTCTGCGCGATCACAAGGTTGCCAGCGACACGCCAGGGCGCGTTGCTACGGCGCACGGGTTTCGCTCAAGCTTTCGGGACTGGGCATCTGAAAGCGGCTACCCGCGGGATATGGCGGAAAGAGCCCTTGCACACACGATCAGGAATGCGACCGAGGCCGCCTATCACCGGACTGACTTATTGGAACAACGACGGGACATGATGCTGGCTTGGGGAAAATGGGTTCACAAGTCGAGCGAAGACTTCGAGTGA
- a CDS encoding Lrp/AsnC family transcriptional regulator, translating into MDSKDRQIIRALQRDGRMTNQDLADEVNLSPSPCLRRLRNLEASGAIKGFSVDVDPAVYGLPITVFVRIRLERHNEEDVQRFERQVQTIPEILECHVLTGAMDYQLRVVVSDLDAYETFIRTRIHPIGGIASIDTSFVYGTVKKTAVFPKLS; encoded by the coding sequence ATGGACAGCAAGGACCGCCAGATCATCCGCGCGCTGCAGCGCGACGGCCGCATGACAAACCAGGACCTTGCCGACGAGGTGAACCTGTCGCCGTCCCCGTGCCTGCGCCGGCTGCGCAATCTCGAGGCCTCGGGTGCCATCAAGGGTTTTTCTGTCGATGTCGACCCTGCCGTCTACGGACTACCGATCACCGTGTTTGTGCGGATCCGGCTGGAACGTCACAACGAAGAAGACGTGCAGAGGTTCGAACGCCAGGTTCAGACCATCCCGGAAATCCTGGAGTGCCATGTCCTGACCGGTGCAATGGACTATCAGTTGCGGGTCGTCGTCTCCGATCTCGACGCTTATGAGACCTTCATCCGGACAAGGATCCACCCGATCGGCGGCATCGCTTCCATCGACACGAGTTTTGTCTATGGCACGGTCAAGAAAACGGCCGTGTTTCCCAAACTCTCCTGA